The proteins below come from a single Polynucleobacter sp. MWH-UH23A genomic window:
- a CDS encoding tetratricopeptide repeat protein — MASREFLKILSSARIGDVLAQQKLAEAYLTGLFKTPIQPANALIWLEKSFLSLQNQGQAQESLENNQILGVLRQVASIPLAETFNTPAFGFGWDKLWDLSKSSSAPIETILLAKWQLANLLTNPTFQETQSQIFDWLKKRPIQTKNIVSPEIGAIQESAQQFLEEVAKSDQPFAQLAKELLIKLQPKNEALSSLWNAWLEDQNEDTLKQAAELGHTTAKLTLGLRLAHLDSNVDKKSNASLKKAAYWLELAAKDGDRDAWYALGEIYRRPQFSGYSAEESDHCFDRAADLGHTQAQYRKGANLWRKREKIEEKVRGLQASYWIWQAHQQGIPEATELLGKILISCPDPKKNDWHELAQFADIALNHHVEHKLNEDWLLLCHRIVIANHFNFTKAELLLCEVGQLQHEHCVVVDIRWELPKILPRLIQIETIQQRRALLAAGKAFAGSDIDIEGNLRQRRYRFDRVTDWLRKTFSKSLIKQADSEPA, encoded by the coding sequence ATGGCAAGCCGCGAATTCTTAAAAATCCTCAGTTCAGCGCGTATAGGTGATGTTTTAGCACAACAAAAGTTAGCTGAGGCCTACCTTACTGGATTGTTCAAAACACCCATTCAGCCCGCTAATGCATTGATTTGGCTTGAAAAATCGTTTTTATCCCTGCAAAACCAAGGGCAAGCACAAGAAAGTCTGGAGAATAACCAAATTCTGGGGGTTTTAAGACAAGTTGCCAGTATCCCCCTCGCTGAAACGTTTAATACCCCTGCATTTGGTTTCGGATGGGACAAATTGTGGGATCTCTCCAAATCCTCCTCAGCGCCCATTGAGACTATTCTGTTGGCGAAGTGGCAGCTTGCCAATCTACTCACGAATCCAACATTTCAAGAAACACAAAGTCAGATTTTTGACTGGCTAAAAAAGAGGCCTATTCAAACAAAAAATATTGTTTCACCAGAGATAGGTGCCATTCAAGAAAGTGCTCAGCAGTTTCTTGAAGAAGTTGCAAAAAGTGATCAACCCTTCGCGCAATTAGCCAAAGAGCTGTTAATAAAACTACAACCGAAAAACGAAGCCCTCTCCTCGTTATGGAATGCTTGGCTGGAAGATCAAAATGAAGATACCCTTAAGCAAGCAGCCGAACTTGGGCATACAACTGCAAAACTCACGTTAGGTTTGCGCCTTGCACATTTAGATTCAAATGTTGATAAAAAATCCAACGCCTCTTTGAAAAAAGCAGCTTATTGGCTAGAACTTGCTGCAAAAGATGGTGATCGTGATGCATGGTACGCCTTAGGAGAAATTTATCGTCGCCCACAGTTCTCGGGCTATAGCGCCGAAGAAAGCGACCATTGCTTTGATCGAGCGGCCGATCTTGGGCACACCCAAGCGCAATATCGCAAGGGAGCGAATCTTTGGCGCAAGCGAGAAAAAATTGAAGAAAAAGTTCGTGGCCTACAAGCATCTTATTGGATATGGCAAGCACACCAACAAGGCATTCCCGAAGCAACAGAATTACTGGGCAAGATTCTGATCAGTTGTCCTGATCCAAAGAAAAACGATTGGCATGAGCTTGCGCAATTTGCCGATATTGCACTAAATCACCATGTCGAACACAAACTCAATGAAGATTGGCTTTTACTTTGTCACCGAATTGTCATTGCCAATCACTTTAACTTTACTAAAGCGGAATTATTGCTTTGTGAAGTAGGGCAACTTCAGCATGAACACTGTGTGGTTGTAGATATTCGATGGGAACTACCCAAGATCTTGCCTAGACTCATTCAAATTGAAACCATTCAGCAACGTCGTGCTCTATTAGCCGCCGGAAAAGCTTTTGCAGGATCAGATATCGATATTGAAGGTAATTTACGCCAAAGGCGTTATCGCTTTGACCGGGTCACTGACTGGCTCAGGAAAACCTTTTCAAAAAGTTTGATCAAGCAAGCCGATTCGGAGCCAGCTTAA